Proteins encoded together in one Cyprinus carpio isolate SPL01 chromosome B14, ASM1834038v1, whole genome shotgun sequence window:
- the LOC109059870 gene encoding phospholipase A and acyltransferase 3-like has translation MAQTKPEPGDLIEIFRGTYQHWVIYVGKGYVIHLAPPSEHAQAGAYSMMSVLCDKATVKKEELYEVVGNDEYRINNLLDEKYEPRPVREILQDAHSVLGQERPYCVFRGNCEHFVTELRYGEPQSRQVRKAVEMGVGVGLVAAGTFAVLAAAAAIFSSKDKQKRKQNQ, from the exons CCGGAGCCTGGAGACCTTATTGAAATCTTCCGAGGCACATATCAGCACTGGGTTATTTATGTTGGTAAAGGTTATGTGATTCACCTGGCACCTCCCT CTGAACATGCTCAAGCTGGAGCCTACAGTATGATGTCAGTATTATGTGATAAAGCCACCGTGAAGAAAGAAGAACTTTATGAAGTAGTTGGCAATGATGAATACCGTATCAACAATCTTCTGGATGAGAAATATGAGCCACGTCCTGTTCGAGAGATTCTTCAGGATGCACATAGTGTTTTGGGACAAGAACGTCCATATTGTGTCTTTAGAGGGAACTGTGAGCACTTTGTTACAGAGCTGAGATACGGAGAACCACAGTCCCGCCAG GTGCGGAAAGCGGTGGAGATGGGTGTTGGAGTTGGTCTTGTTGCAGCAGGTACCTTTGCAGttcttgctgctgctgctgccatatTTAGCTCAAAAGACAAACAGAAACGGAAACAGAACCAGTAA